A part of Rhodamnia argentea isolate NSW1041297 chromosome 8, ASM2092103v1, whole genome shotgun sequence genomic DNA contains:
- the LOC115745337 gene encoding HMG-Y-related protein A-like: MAAAEFNKPPPLPSYPEMIMVALDALKEPNGSNKTSISKYLESKYGDLPAGHSQLLSHHLNRMKESGELVFWKNNYTIPDPNAPPRRGRGRPPKPKEPLPLPTKAAPPGPARPRGRPPKDPSMPKPVKPKVSTGSGRPRGRPRKMAKPTGGLGGLTEAATASAVGTGRPRGRPPKVKAPMTEVSVEN; encoded by the exons ATGGCTGCTGCAGAGTTTAATAAGCCTCCACCACTCCCTTCTTATCCTGAG ATGATTATGGTAGCACTGGACGCATTGAAGGAGCCGAATGGGTCCAACAAGACATCAATCTCGAAGTACTTAGAATCCAAGTACGGAGACTTACCAGCAGGTCACTCCCAACTCCTGTCGCACCACCTCAACCGTATGAAAGAGAGCGGGGAGCTCGTCTTCTGGAAGAACAACTACACGATACCCGACCCCAACGCGCCGCCCCGCCGTGGCCGCGGCCGGCCGCCGAAGCCCAAGGAGCCGTTACCCTTGCCCACCAAAGCCGCCCCGCCGGGGCCGGCGAGGCCTCGGGGCCGCCCTCCAAAGGACCCGAGCATGCCAAAGCCAGTGAAGCCCAAGGTCTCCACGGGCAGCGGGAGGCCGAGGGGGCGGCCGAGGAAGATGGCGAAGCCGACTGGAGGGTTGGGTGGATTGACGGAGGCGGCAACGGCGTCTGCTGTGGGGACCGGGAGGCCGAGAGGCAGGCCCCCGAAGGTGAAAGCGCCGATGACTGAAGTGAGTGTAGAAAATTAG